TAGCACCAAATGATTCAAAAGGAGCATAAATCATCAGTCCATCTTCATCTTCAAATATTTCTTCCACTTCAAAATCTATCAATTCAAGTTCTAGTTCTTCTAAATCCATATTTAATTCCTCTGTAGAAACTCTAAAGTTACACGTATGATCAAACATAAAAACGACGGAACCAGAAGTCCCTAAATTACCATCACATTTGGTAAATGCTGCACGCACATTAGCTACCGTTCTGTTATTGTTGTCAGTTGCTGTTTCTACTAAAACGGCAATACCATGTGGAGCATAACCTTCAAACAGAACTTCCTTATAATCTGCTGTATTTTTATCTGACGCTTTTTTAATAGCACGTTCTACATTTTCCTTCGGCATATTAGCGGCCTTGGCATTCTGAATAACCACACGTAACCGTGAGTTTGATTCAGGATTTGGACCACCTTCTTTTACGGCCATTACAATGTCTTTACCAATACGCGTAAAGGTTTTAGCCATCGCTGACCAACGCTTCATTTTTCTTGCTTTTCTAAATTCAAATGCTCTTCCCATGTTTTATTTTATTGGGTTATTTATTCTGTTTCTAATTCTAATTATCGTTTTTTTTTAATTTCTTTAATCTACATGTATAAAATATAATGGTCTACCTGTTTGTAAAAATGTTTGTTTTGCTTTTTCATGATTCTCTTCAAATGTTTCTAACGGTGTTCTTTTACAGATACCATAAGAATAATGATATTTAAGAAGTTTTAAATCTGTCTCTCCAAAGGTGATTTTTTGACCATTGCAATTTGAAAAGACACTTTCACATGGCACTTTAGAAGTTGTATAAAAATGACCTAATGAGCGTATAAAACTTTTCATTAAATATTTTTTATTCACCTCTGCGTTTTTGAACGTAGTTGTATTTATTTCTAATTTGGTATCATATATTTTTCCCTTATTCCAATAACTATGAAAATTAATATATTTATTAGCACTCATATTTTTTGAATATTTATGGCTATGATTTTCATCTATCTGATAAATGACATAATTTGACTCCTCTAAATTAGATACAAAGGAGATGTTTAAAGAATCAATCTCATTTGAAATTTTCATTGACAAATTTCGTATTACTTGTTCATATTCTTTATCTACTGATTCGCTAAAATATAATTTTATTGGTTCTGTCCATAAGACCATATATTCCTTCCTTTTGTCACTTTTTTTTGAGTGATATTTCCTGTAAACTACATCTTTATATATTTCTAATAAAGTAGAGTCAACTTTTTCATAGGGTACCGAAACGCCTCTTGGTTTATAATCTTTAACTAATACTAATGTATCATTGTTATTAAATTTAAAACTTAAAGAAT
The nucleotide sequence above comes from Aureibaculum algae. Encoded proteins:
- a CDS encoding YebC/PmpR family DNA-binding transcriptional regulator; the protein is MGRAFEFRKARKMKRWSAMAKTFTRIGKDIVMAVKEGGPNPESNSRLRVVIQNAKAANMPKENVERAIKKASDKNTADYKEVLFEGYAPHGIAVLVETATDNNNRTVANVRAAFTKCDGNLGTSGSVVFMFDHTCNFRVSTEELNMDLEELELELIDFEVEEIFEDEDGLMIYAPFESFGAIQSYLDEKNVEILSSDFERIPTTTKKLTEEEKADVDKLLEKLEEEDDVQNVYHSMEE